A window of the Lolium perenne isolate Kyuss_39 chromosome 7, Kyuss_2.0, whole genome shotgun sequence genome harbors these coding sequences:
- the LOC127312256 gene encoding zinc finger CCCH domain-containing protein 13-like isoform X1, which yields MREMADPPPRRGPAFKTKLCVLWRRGSCPRGPSCGFAHGPGELRSPPPGSSFPPRPLPGRPDHREFRGRPERRSPPHRRYSADRGTRGNLFRDKRPNSRDRGSSHSRSPIRKSERRHKKKVDDGKTDSTGSLNSSDNEDRKKDDRHSSGNEKDDTEAQLKQIALDMKALHEDKSKVQMILDQKIDEAGILSTKVDDLELQLNKEKQDCERMASKIRKLIKAHGRYLKAQEDLKRSQGRFERLADSLASDSLKSGTKEQGYSVNAGNDDPYYDCEMSPYDQRQKHGLTAGKRSTALSASEEDKSGKKRRVNGDDMIHMSGKYVPEDTLESFKNSHGTDTPKSLSMKKFGEGDNNDERNVISSHNDFTDRYNGNGEEDHVDV from the exons ATGAGAGAAATGGCGGATCCTCCGCCGCGCCGCGGCCCCGCCTTCAAGACGAAGCTGTGCGTGCTGTGGAGGCGCGGATCCTGCCCCCGTGGGCCCTCCTGCGGCTTCGCTCACGGCCCCGGCGAGCTCCGCAGCCCGCCCCCCGGTTCCTCCTTCCCGCCGCGCCCTTTACCTG GGAGACCTGATCATAGAGAATTTAGAGGTAGACCTGAGAGAAGAAGCCCACCCCATCGGAGGTATTCCGCTGACAGAGGTACCAGGGGTAATCTATTTCGTGACAAGAGGCCAAATTCTCGAGACAGGG GATCCAGCCACTCAAGATCTCCCATCAGGAAGAG TGAAAGAAGGCATAAGAAGAAGGTTGATGATGGAAAAACTGATTCAACAGGAAGTTTGAACTCCTCTGATAATGAAGATAGAAAAAAGGATGACAGACACTCCAGCGGCAATGAGAAAGATGATACTGAAGCACAG CTGAAACAAATTGCACTGGATATGAAAGCATTGCATGAAGATAAATCTAAAGTGCAG ATGATATTGGACCAGAAGATTGACGAAGCAGGCATACTTTCTACCAAAGTAGATGATCTTGAATTGCAGTTGAATAAAGAGAAACAAGATTGCGAAAG GATGGCCTCCAAAATAAGGAAACTCATCAAAGCACATGGGCGTTACCTGAAAGCACAGGAGGATTTAAAAAG GTCGCAAGGACGTTTTGAGAGGTTGGCTGATTCACTTGCTTCTGATTCCTTGAAGTCTGGTACCAAAGAGCAAGGTTACAGTGTGAATGCTGGTAATGATGACCCATATTATGATTGTGAAATGAGCCCATATGATCAGCGACAGAAGCATGGTTTAACAGCTGGGAAAAGGTCTACCGCCCTTTCAGCGAGCGAAGAAGATAAATCAG GGAAGAAAAGGAGAGTGAATGGTGATGATATGATCCATATGTCAGGGAAATATGTACCAGAAGATACTCTAGAGTCTTTTAAAAACAGCCATGGAACTGATACACCAAAATCGTTATCTATGAAGAAATTTGGGGAAGGTGACAATAATGACGAAAGAAATGTCATTTCTTCTCACAATGATTTTACAGACAGG TACAATGGCAATGGGGAGGAGGATCACGTGGACGTGTAG
- the LOC127312256 gene encoding zinc finger CCCH domain-containing protein 13-like isoform X2, with amino-acid sequence MAQVFGRPDHREFRGRPERRSPPHRRYSADRGTRGNLFRDKRPNSRDRGSSHSRSPIRKSERRHKKKVDDGKTDSTGSLNSSDNEDRKKDDRHSSGNEKDDTEAQLKQIALDMKALHEDKSKVQMILDQKIDEAGILSTKVDDLELQLNKEKQDCERMASKIRKLIKAHGRYLKAQEDLKRSQGRFERLADSLASDSLKSGTKEQGYSVNAGNDDPYYDCEMSPYDQRQKHGLTAGKRSTALSASEEDKSGKKRRVNGDDMIHMSGKYVPEDTLESFKNSHGTDTPKSLSMKKFGEGDNNDERNVISSHNDFTDRYNGNGEEDHVDV; translated from the exons ATGGCTCAAGTTTTTG GGAGACCTGATCATAGAGAATTTAGAGGTAGACCTGAGAGAAGAAGCCCACCCCATCGGAGGTATTCCGCTGACAGAGGTACCAGGGGTAATCTATTTCGTGACAAGAGGCCAAATTCTCGAGACAGGG GATCCAGCCACTCAAGATCTCCCATCAGGAAGAG TGAAAGAAGGCATAAGAAGAAGGTTGATGATGGAAAAACTGATTCAACAGGAAGTTTGAACTCCTCTGATAATGAAGATAGAAAAAAGGATGACAGACACTCCAGCGGCAATGAGAAAGATGATACTGAAGCACAG CTGAAACAAATTGCACTGGATATGAAAGCATTGCATGAAGATAAATCTAAAGTGCAG ATGATATTGGACCAGAAGATTGACGAAGCAGGCATACTTTCTACCAAAGTAGATGATCTTGAATTGCAGTTGAATAAAGAGAAACAAGATTGCGAAAG GATGGCCTCCAAAATAAGGAAACTCATCAAAGCACATGGGCGTTACCTGAAAGCACAGGAGGATTTAAAAAG GTCGCAAGGACGTTTTGAGAGGTTGGCTGATTCACTTGCTTCTGATTCCTTGAAGTCTGGTACCAAAGAGCAAGGTTACAGTGTGAATGCTGGTAATGATGACCCATATTATGATTGTGAAATGAGCCCATATGATCAGCGACAGAAGCATGGTTTAACAGCTGGGAAAAGGTCTACCGCCCTTTCAGCGAGCGAAGAAGATAAATCAG GGAAGAAAAGGAGAGTGAATGGTGATGATATGATCCATATGTCAGGGAAATATGTACCAGAAGATACTCTAGAGTCTTTTAAAAACAGCCATGGAACTGATACACCAAAATCGTTATCTATGAAGAAATTTGGGGAAGGTGACAATAATGACGAAAGAAATGTCATTTCTTCTCACAATGATTTTACAGACAGG TACAATGGCAATGGGGAGGAGGATCACGTGGACGTGTAG
- the LOC127312254 gene encoding uncharacterized protein produces the protein MDRQAQDYAAAAMAYAQAQAQQQQPPPQYGFHPQAQPQYPHHPHAAGPPTYAAPLPQYPQYPRAMPPQQQLYPPHLQQPSPYPPPPHAMPAPPHPAYMHQPQFDPAPAPPPADPELQKRIDKLVEYIAKNGPEFEIVIRDKQHDNPDYAFVFGGDGHAYYRYMLWAAGRPPPYPHMMPPPMGPMMHGPPMYPPFYDQHQHFGAHGHGEYEAAAAQSFKGLSGPLPVDVAAELHDVLTNLNGTKESIKGAKTWFMQRAPFAPALAEAIRERVFALEDSERQLHIVFLVNDILFEGLQRRTNIQDLDNEAVAFQSVLGSMLARIYNNPQSKDDNQNRLEKILQFWGSKEVYDQETIANLEREMKGGASYPSAPRHVSPDPASYTGSARGPSKWSSAPPDKENATYPVSAAPQPVLSAQFPASQLPAGVYPPLGQTTFPGSLPMQPSLLPTPLPQSAAPATTHDQNLPPYPLFPPGLIPGMVRKMQIGSGVPYSPLSPLDIPTVIPPSTVSESDILDRVTKFFKEIGEVNPSEGPMKQGEPDDYDDYERELPARKGGACIPPPASLHVNPETGMRADGTVDSKPGSSGRLGLGASADPNEESHQYGDVYSSYRKQRSSNYHSSMSSRSLAPR, from the exons ATGGACCGGCAAGCTCAGGACTACGCGGCCGCAGCCATGGCGTATGCGCAAGCTCaggcgcagcagcagcagccgccgccgcAGTACGGCTTCCACCCCCAGGCGCAGCCGCAGTACCCGCACCACCCGCACGCCGCCGGGCCGCCGACCTACGCCGCCCCACTCCCGCAGTACCCGCAGTACCCGCGCGCCATGCCGCCCCAGCAGCAGCTCTACCCGCCGCACCTCCAGCAGCCCTCCCCctacccgccgccgccccacgccATGCCGGCGCCGCCCCACCCCGCCTACATGCACCAGCCGCAGTTCGACCCCGCGCCGGCCCCCCCGCCCGCCGACCCGGAGCTCCAGAAGCGCATCGACAAGCTCGTCGAGTACATCGCCAAGAACGGGCCCGAGTTCGAGATCGTGATCCGCGACAAGCAGCACGACAACCCGGACTACGCCTTCGTCTTCGGCGGGGACGGCCATGCCTACTACCGGTACATGCTCTGGGCCGCTGGCCGGCCCCCGCCGTACCCGCACATGATGCCGCCGCCCATGGGTCCGATGATGCATGGCCCGCCGATGTACCCGCCGTTCTACGACCAGCACCAGCACTTTGGCGCCCACGGGCACGGGGAGTATGAAGCCGCGGCGGCGCAGTCGTTCAAGGGTCTCTCCGGGCCGCTCCCGGTGGACGTCGCCGCCGAGCTGCACGACGTGCTTACCAACCTTAATGGCACCAAAGAGTCTATAAAGGGAGCCAAGACGTGGTTTATGCAGAGGGCGCCGTTTGCGCCGGCTCTGGCCGAAGCGATTAGGGAGAGGGTGTTTGCCTTGGAGGATTCGGAGAGGCAGCTGCACATTGTTTTCCTCGTCAACGATATTCTTTTCGAAGG CTTACAAAGACGTACTAATATTCAGGACCTTGACAATGAGGCCGTTGCTTTTCAATCTGTCCTGGGGTCCATGCTTGCAAGGATTTATAATAATCCACAGAGTAAAGATGACAACCAGAATCGCCTTGAGAAAATTTTGCAGTTCTGGGGTTCGAAGGAAGTTTATGACCAGGAAACAATTGCTAACCTTGAAAGAGAGATGAAAGGTGGGGCGTCCTATCCTTCAGCACCACGACATGTTTCACCAGATCCCGCGTCCTATACAG GATCAGCGAGGGGGCCCTCAAAATGGTCCTCTGCTCCGCCAGACAAGGAGAATGCAACTTATCCTGTTTCTGCTGCACCCCAACCTGTGCTTTCTGCACAATTTCCAGCAAGCCAACTTCCTGCTGGTGTTTACCCTCCTCTAGGCCAAACTACTTTTCCAGGATCTTTGCCAATGCAGCCATCCTTACTCCCCACTCCGCTTCCTCAAAGTGCTGCTCCAGCTACTACGCATGATCAAAATCTACCTCCTTATCCACTATTCCCCCCTGGCCTCATTCCAGGAATGGTCCGAAAGATGCAAATTGGCAGCGGGGTGCCATATTCTCCCTTGAGCCCACTCGACATCCCCACGGTCATCCCACCGTCAACAGTTTCAGAGTCTGACATCCTTGACCGTGTGACCAAGTTCTTCAAGGAGATCGGGGAGGTAAATCCATCAGAAGGTCCGATGAAGCAAGGCGAGCCCGATGATTATGACGATTATGAGAGGGAGCTTCCTGCTCGCAAGGGAGGTGCGTGCATCCCTCCCCCTGCCAGCTTGCATGTAAACCCTGAGACAGGGATGCGCGCTGATGGCACGGTTGATAGCAAACCGGGATCGAgcggccggctgggccttggaGCCTCTGCTGACCCAAATGAGGAGAGCCACCAGTACGGTGATGTCTATTCTTCGTATCGCAAACAGAGGAGCAGCAACTACCATTCTTCCATGAGTTCTCGCTCATTGGCACCAAGGTGA
- the LOC139829767 gene encoding cytochrome P450 CYP72A616-like, giving the protein MDPAGSLTSPALPWSYLACGLLGLALLWPATRLLEQLWRRPRRLERALRGQGLGGTRYRFLTGDAMELGRQNKEAWAKPSLPPRCHDIAARVMPFLHGAVREHGSPCVSWFGPVPKVTITDPRLVREVMAGKFGHVQKVKFPVLAKLLALGVGTYEGEKWVKHRRILNPAFHAEKLKLMLPAFSSCCQELVGRWTQSLGSDGSWEVDVCSELQTLTGDVISRTAFGSSYLEGRRIFQLQSEQIVRFMAALHKFFIPGYMSFPTKNNRRMRQINSEIESILRNLIAKRMQAIEEGESTKDDLLGLLLESNMADKDANGQSVKGMSTEEVIEECKLFYFAGMETTSVLLTWTMVVLSMHPEWQDRAREEVLRMFGKHKIDYEGLNRLKTVTMILYEVLRLYPPASAFTRQTYKEIEIGGIKYPAGVIFEMPVLYIHHDEDIWGDGVHQFRPDRFAEGISKASKDPGAFLPFGWGPRTCIGQNFALLEAKMALCMILQRFEFDLTPEYTHAPHTVMMLRPMHGAKIKLQAISS; this is encoded by the exons ATGGATCCTGCAGGATCGCTGACGAGTCCAGCTCTACCATGGAGCTACCTGGCCTGCGGCCTCCTGGGCCTGGCGCTCCTGTGGCCGGCCACCCGGCTGCTGGAGCAACTATGGCGGCGGCCGAGGCGGCTCGAGCGAGCTCTCCGCGGCCAGGGCCTCGGCGGCACGCGGTACCGCTTCCTCACCGGCGACGCGATGGAGCTCGGCCGCCAGAACAAGGAGGCGTGGGCCAAGCCGTCCCTGCCGCCGCGCTGCCACGACATCGCCGCCCGCGTCATGCCTTTCCTCCACGGCGCCGTCCGGGAGCACGGCTCGCCGTGCGTCTCCTGGTTCGGCCCCGTTCCCAAGGTGACCATCACCGACCCTAGGCTGGTGAGGGAGGTGATGGCCGGCAAGTTCGGCCACGTCCAGAAGGTCAAGTTCCCGGTGCTGGCCAAGCTGCTCGCGCTCGGCGTGGGCACCTACGAGGGCGAGAAGTGGGTCAAGCACCGCCGGATCCTCAACCCTGCCTTCCATGCCGAGAAGCTCAAG CTCATGTTGCCCGCGTTTTCTTCGTGCTGCCAAGAGCTCGTCGGCAGATGGACGCAGTCCCTTGGATCCGACGGCTCGTGGGAGGTGGACGTCTGCTCCGAGCTCCAGACCCTCACCGGAGATGTCATCTCTCGCACCGCGTTCGGCAGCTCTTATCTCGAGGGAAGAAGGATTTTTCAGCTGCAGTCTGAGCAGATTGTGCGCTTCATGGCGGCCCTTCACAAGTTTTTCATTCCCGGTTACAT GTCCTTCCCTACCAAAAATAACCGAAGGATGCGTCAAATTAACAGCGAGATTGAGTCCATTTTGCGGAATCTAATTGCCAAAAGGATGCAAGCTATTGAGGAAGGAGAAAGCACGAAAGACGACTTACTTGGCTTATTGCTCGAATCAAACATGGCAGACAAAGATGCAAATGGCCAATCCGTCAAAGGAATGTCGACCGAAGAGGTTATAGAggagtgtaagttgttctattttGCAGGAATGGAGACAACATCGGTATTGCTCACATGGACAATGGTTGTGCTTAGTATGCACCCGGAGTGGCAGGACCGTGCACGGGAGGAGGTTCTTCGCATGTTTGGGAAACATAAGATTGACTACGAGGGTCTCAATCGACTCAAAACC GTGACAATGATTCTTTATGAAGTTCTCCGTTTGTACCCACCGGCTTCTGCATTCACCAGGCAAACATATAAGGAGATTGAGATCGGAGGCATCAAATACCCAGCTGGTGTGATCTTCGAGATGCCCGTGTTGTACATCCACCACGATGAGGACATTTGGGGAGATGGCGTGCACCAATTCAGGCCCGATAGGTTTGCAGAGGGGATCTCCAAGGCATCCAAGGACCCGGGAGCATTTTTGCCATTCGGTTGGGGGCCACGGACCTGCATCGGGCAGAACTTCGCCTTGCTTGAGGCCAAGATGGCACTGTGCATGATCCTTCAACGCTTTGAGTTTGACCTCACACCGGAGTATACTCATGCACCGCATACTGTGATGATGTTGCGTCCCATGCATGGTGCTAAAATTAAACTCCAGGCGATCTCTTCGTAG